A window of Juglans regia cultivar Chandler chromosome 7, Walnut 2.0, whole genome shotgun sequence contains these coding sequences:
- the LOC108995065 gene encoding GTP-binding protein OBGC, chloroplastic: MASISTSFFSPCAVVRQNLREPSKRKPPRNPNPKPKLKTQSRRYKSPSEPVALSAGEATTYTRLPPKEDFSVPSLSLSYEVKLSESVIKKVENEFEGLNSEEEEESVKNGDLGYKYGKFEIFEVNSESEYDEGDDDFEEEEAEGEEISGFMGGKRVNMYEKDGTYKGIVKEHGVSAKLYVVGDDDDDDDGKKFGFDSGESVGFYDNGGESFEEGDAIKEKGVPAVMRCFDRAKIYVKAGDGGNGVVAFRREKYVPMGGPSGGDGGRGGNVYIEVDGSMNSLLPFRNSVHFRAGRGSHGQGRMQSGAKGEDVVVKVAPGTVIREAGKEEVLLELLYPGQRGLVLPGGRGGRGNASFKSGTNKVPRIAENGEVGPEMWLDLELKLVADVGIIGAPNAGKSTLLSVISAAQPRIENYPFTTLLPNLGVVSFDYDTTMVVADLPGLLEGAHRGFGLGHEFLRHTERCSALVHVVDGSSTQPELEFDAVRLELELFNPELAVKPYIVAYNKMDLPDACEKWPSFKEMLQARGIQPFCMSAVKKEGTHEVICSAYELLQKSRGEKMDFEGPKDLENLNHVADLVHKQRSASINEFEIFHDSSTNTWHVVGSGLQRFVQMTNWRYVDSERRFQHVLEACGVNKSLINLGVKEGDTVIVGEMEMVWHESTQGSGPSNVKSGSATSIKWPQWK, from the exons ATGGCTTCCATTTCCACGAGCTTCTTCTCTCCCTGCGCTGTCGTTCGTCAAAACCTTCGCGAGCCCTCTAAGAGAAAGCCCCCTCGAAACCCTAACCCAAAACCTAAGCTCAAGACCCAATCCCGGAGGTACAAGTCCCCGTCCGAACCGGTTGCTCTCTCCGCTGGGGAAGCCACTACCTACACTCGCCTCCCTCCCAAGGAGGATTTCTCTGTCCCCTCATTGAGTCTTTCTTACGAGGTGAAGCTCTCAGAATCGGTCATAAAGAAAGTTGAGAATGAATTTGAGGGTTTGAACAgcgaagaagaagaggaatccGTGAAAAATGGTGATTTAGGGTATAAATACGGGAAATTTGAAATCTTTGAGGTTAATTCTGAGTCGGAATATGACGAAGGCGACGAtgattttgaagaagaagaagcagaaggGGAAGAAATATCGGGGTTTATGGGTggcaaaagagtgaatatgtATGAAAAGGATGGTACCTATAAAGGAATAGTGAAGGAGCACGGAGTTTCGGCAAAACTCTACGTGGTCGGtgatgacgacgacgacgatgATGGCAAAAAGTTTGGATTTGATAGTGGTGAATCCGTAGGTTTTTATGATAACGGGGGCGAGTCTTTTGAAGAGGGAGATGCAATTAAAGAGAAGGGAGTACCGGCAGTCATGCGGTGTTTTGACCGGGCCAAGATATACGTCAAGGCCGGAGATGGTGGAAATGGCGTCGTGGCGTTTCGGCGCGAGAAGTACGTACCAATGGGGGGCCCTTCAGGCGGGGACGGAGGGAGAGGTGGGAATGTGTATATAGAAGTCGACGGGTCGATGAATTCCCTACTACCGTTCCGCAACAGCGTACATTTTCGGGCTGGGAGGGGGTCTCATGGGCAGGGGAGGATGCAGAGTGGGGCCAAGGGAGAGGATGTGGTGGTCAAGGTGGCGCCTGGAACAGTTATTAGGGAGGCGGGCAAAGAGGAAGTACTCTTGGAGTTGTTGTATCCGGGGCAGCGGGGATTGGTTTTGCCCGGTGGGAGAGGAGGGAGAGGGAATGCCTCGTTTAAGTCGGGAACGAATAAGGTGCCAAGGATTGCTGAGAATGGTGAAGTTGGTCCGGAAAT GTGGTTGGATTTGGAGCTAAAGCTAGTTGCAGATGTTGGAATAATAGGTGCACCAAATGCAGGAAAAAGCACACTTCTGAGTGTGATAAGTGCCGCACAGCCAAGAATAGAAAATTATCCCTTCACAACTTTACTTCCTAATCTGGGTGTAGTTTCATTCGACTATGATACAACAATGGTGGTAGCAGATCTGCCTGGTTTACTTGAAGGAGCGCACCGGGGTTTTGGTTTAGGCCATGAATTTCTACGGCATACTGAAAGATGTTCTGCTCTG GTGCATGTTGTTGATGGCTCAAGTACGCAGCCAGAACTTGAGTTTGATGCAGTTCGTCTAGAGCTGGAACTCTTTAATCCTGAACTTGCTGTAAAGCCTTACATAGTGGCTTATAACAAGATGGACCTTCCAGATGCATGCGAAAAGTGGCCATCATTTAAGGAAATGCTGCAAGCTCGTGGGATTCAACCTTTTTGCATGAGTGCAGTGAAAAAGGAAGGCACTCATGAAGTGATATGTTCTGCTTACGAGCTGTTACAAAAGAGTAGAGGAGAAAAAATGGATTTTGAAG GTCCAAAAGATCTGGAAAATTTGAACCATGTAGCTGATTTGGTACATAAACAACGAAGTGCCTCTATTAATGAGTTTGAGATCTTTCATGACAGTAGCACTAATACTTGGCATGTAGTTGGATCTGGGTTGCAACGTTTTGTCCAGATGACAAACTGGCG GTATGTGGACTCAGAAAGAAGATTTCAACATGTTCTTGAGGCTTGTGGCGTGAACAAATCTCTTATAAACCTTGGTGTCAAGGAAGGTGACACAGTGATTGTTGGAGAG ATGGAGATGGTTTGGCATGAGTCCACCCAGGGTTCTGGCCCATCAAATGTGAAAAGTGGATCAGCCACTTCAATCAAATGGCCTCAGTGGAAGTAA